GGCACAAACGGGTTGGGGCTGGACGACTATCTCACTCTCCTCAAGGCAAACTACAACGGGAGCATGTTGTCTGACGCCATTCAGGCCCAGATCAACAAAGCCCGAACAGCCCTGGCAGCCATACCTGATCCGCTCTCTGATGCCGTCGTGAACCAGTCTGCCACCGTAGACGCTGCCTATACCGAATTGCAGAAACTGCTGGTCTTATTCAAAACAGATATGCCTTCGGCGCTGGGTATTTTAATCACGTATCAGGACAACGACGGGGACTAAACCATGTCACTCACCCTCCAGAGATATCAGATAAAAGATCCGGTGCACATTGCTCCGCTGGCCATCTTCCGGGTGATCTTCGGCGCGGTCATGACCATCGCTACCGTGCGTTTTATACTCAAAGGGTGGGTCTACGAACAATACATCAAACCCGGATTTTATTTCCCGTATTTCGGTTTTGAATGGGTAAAGCCTTTGGATGCGACCGGCATGTATGCGGTGTTTACAATCATGGCAATCAGTTACCTGATGGTGATGATAGGCTGGCGTTATCGTTTTGCCGTAATCGTTTCCTTTATCACGTTCACCTATGTGGAGTTGATAGATAAGACAAATTACCTCAACCACTATTACTTCATAAGCATCATCAATTTCCTGCTCATCTTCCTGCCTGCCAACAGGTATTTCTCCGTTGATGTACGTTTGAATCCGGCCCTTCTCCTGGAGCGTGTTCCAACATGGATGGTGGATGTGATCCGGTGGCAACTGGCCATCGTATATATTTATGCAGGCATTGCCAAGCTGAACAGCGACTGGCTATTCAATGCCATGCCCCTTAAGATCTGGCTGCCCGCTCATAGCCATCTGCCTTTGATAGGATCTTTCCTTACGCAGGAATGGACCGCTTATGTATTCAGCTGGTTCGGGGCTGCATACGACCTGTTCATCGTCTTCTTCCTATGGAATGCCCGCACACGACCCGCTGCCTATATGTTTGTCATCATCTTCCATGCATTAACCGCATGGCTTTTTCCCATAGGCATGTTCCCCTATGTCATGATCTTCTCGACGTTGATCTTCTTCCCGGAAGATTTTCATCTCAGGCTTATCCGTCTGTGGAGACGTTTTATTCCGGTAAAAAACATATCACCGGCATCCGGAGCATCCTTGGGTATCAGCCGTAACCATCGCTGGATCATGGCCCTGATGGTGATCCATTTCACCATCCAGGTGCTTCTCCCCTGGCGTTTCTTATTATATCCAGGAAATTTGTTCTGGACGGAACAGGGTTACCGCTTTTCCTGGCGGGTGATGTTGATGGAAAAGGCTGGTACCGCCTTTTTTTATGTCAGGGATGGAGCATCAGGTCGTGAGAGTGAGGTGAATAACAACGACTATCTCACCCGTAACCAGGAGAAAATGATGGCCACACAGCCGGATATGATTCTCCAGTTCGCCCATCACATTCATAACGTTTATCGCGAAAAAGGCATGGCTGATCCTCACGTGCGGGTGGAAAGCTATGCCACACTGAACGGCAGTGGAAGCCGGACCTTTATTGACCACTCGGTAAACCTCGCCGCCGAAAGCGAATCCTTCCGACCCAAACATTGGATCCTGCCTTATACCCCGATGCCATGAAGATGATCCCTACCATAGCAACAGGCATCCTTTTGCTGGCATTGGGATCCACCGGGCTGGCACAACACCATGCATCTGTGAGCGGGACCCTCACCGTTTCCTCCAACGGAAATCCCGTTACAGGCGCACAGGTTGTTATGACGCCCGGGTGGCACAACACCCAAACAGATCATCGCGGCACATTCATTCTGACAAACATTTCAACGGGGTCCTACACCATCTCCGTTGCATCACCCGGATTGCAGACCCGTTCGCTACCTGTAGTTGTTACAGGTGATACGATCATCAATATTAAAATGGACAGTCTGCATGTAAACCTGGAAACCATCACCATCACGGGAAATGAAAACCACGCCCTGGGTATTGGCCGGTTAAGAGCGGTTGAAGGTACGTCCATTTACGCCGGTAAAAAAAGCGAGGTCATCACCCTGGATGAAGTACCCGCTAATCTGGCAACCAACAACAGCAGGCAAATCTATTCCAGGGTACCGGGATTGAACATCTGGGAAAGCGATGGCGCCGGACTTCAGCTTGGTATCGGTGGACGTGGACTGAGCCCCAACAGGACATCAAATTTCAACACACGCCAGAACGGATATGACATCAGCGCCGATGCCCTTGGCTATCCGGAAAGTTATTACACCCCTCCTGCCGAGGCCCTGGAACGCATCGAGATCGTGCGTGGCGCCGCATCTTTACAATATGGCACGCAATTCGGTGGCATGGTGAATTTTAGAATGAAAAGGGGATCTACGGAGAAGAAGGTAGAATTTCTGTCCAGCCAAACCGTAGGATCATTCGGGCTATACAGCGCCTTTCATTCAGTCGGAGGAACCGTTCGCAAATTGAACTACTACGCCTTTCATCAATACAAAACCGGAAACGGCTGGAGGCCTCACTCCGAATTTCAATCCCATACCACGTATGCAGCTGTGCACTATGCGGCCGGTCCACGGTTAACCCTCACAGCGGAATACACCTACATGCGCTACCTCACCAGGCAACCGGGAGGGCTTACGGACCAGATGTTCGAAGAAAATCCTCGCCAATCCATACGCAGTCGCAACTGGTTCAGGGTAAACTGGAACTTAATGGCCCTCACGATCGACTACAAACTGAGTCCGAACACCGAACTCAACATGCGAAACTTCGGCCTGGTTGCAGGTCGTGATGCCCTCGGATTCCTCGGACTGATCAATCGTGCAGATCCCATGACCGAGAGAGACCTCCTGACCGACCATTATACCAATGCAGGTCATGAAACCCGACTGCTTCATCGTTATAAAATATTCGGGAAGAATGGCATTGTTTTACTGGGTGGCCGGTATTACCAGGGCTTCACAGAAAGACTCCAGGGATACGGTAGTAAAGGATCGGATGCAGACTTCAAATACCTGCATCCGGAAAACCTCGAGCATTCGGATTATCAGTTCCCCAGCCGGAACGTGGCCCTGTTTGCAGAAAACATCTTCTACATAAATCCCAACACTTCTATCATCCCGGGAGTCAGGGCCGAATATATTCATACCGCCGCATCCGGTTATTACAGAGAAGAAAACCGCGACCTCGCCGGCAACATTATCTACCAGGAAAAGATAAATGATGAACGCTCAGATTCCAGATCCCTGATACTGGCCGGCATTGGCATCAGTCATAAACCGAATGAAGCCACGGAATGGTATGGCAGCATTTCCCAAAACTACAGGGCGATCAACTTCAATGATATGCGCATTGTCAACCCCAACCTGAAAGTAGACCCCGAATTAAAGGATGAAAAGGGGTACAGTGCCGATTTGGGCCTCAGAGGTCATGTACGGAAAGTGTTCAATTATGACCTGAGCCTCTTTCTGATCGGGTATAACCGGCGCATCGGATCGTTGATCATGGTAGACAGTGTTAACTTTAACACCTACC
This genomic interval from Flavobacteriales bacterium contains the following:
- a CDS encoding HTTM domain-containing protein, with the translated sequence MSLTLQRYQIKDPVHIAPLAIFRVIFGAVMTIATVRFILKGWVYEQYIKPGFYFPYFGFEWVKPLDATGMYAVFTIMAISYLMVMIGWRYRFAVIVSFITFTYVELIDKTNYLNHYYFISIINFLLIFLPANRYFSVDVRLNPALLLERVPTWMVDVIRWQLAIVYIYAGIAKLNSDWLFNAMPLKIWLPAHSHLPLIGSFLTQEWTAYVFSWFGAAYDLFIVFFLWNARTRPAAYMFVIIFHALTAWLFPIGMFPYVMIFSTLIFFPEDFHLRLIRLWRRFIPVKNISPASGASLGISRNHRWIMALMVIHFTIQVLLPWRFLLYPGNLFWTEQGYRFSWRVMLMEKAGTAFFYVRDGASGRESEVNNNDYLTRNQEKMMATQPDMILQFAHHIHNVYREKGMADPHVRVESYATLNGSGSRTFIDHSVNLAAESESFRPKHWILPYTPMP
- a CDS encoding TonB-dependent receptor, whose amino-acid sequence is MKMIPTIATGILLLALGSTGLAQHHASVSGTLTVSSNGNPVTGAQVVMTPGWHNTQTDHRGTFILTNISTGSYTISVASPGLQTRSLPVVVTGDTIINIKMDSLHVNLETITITGNENHALGIGRLRAVEGTSIYAGKKSEVITLDEVPANLATNNSRQIYSRVPGLNIWESDGAGLQLGIGGRGLSPNRTSNFNTRQNGYDISADALGYPESYYTPPAEALERIEIVRGAASLQYGTQFGGMVNFRMKRGSTEKKVEFLSSQTVGSFGLYSAFHSVGGTVRKLNYYAFHQYKTGNGWRPHSEFQSHTTYAAVHYAAGPRLTLTAEYTYMRYLTRQPGGLTDQMFEENPRQSIRSRNWFRVNWNLMALTIDYKLSPNTELNMRNFGLVAGRDALGFLGLINRADPMTERDLLTDHYTNAGHETRLLHRYKIFGKNGIVLLGGRYYQGFTERLQGYGSKGSDADFKYLHPENLEHSDYQFPSRNVALFAENIFYINPNTSIIPGVRAEYIHTAASGYYREENRDLAGNIIYQEKINDERSDSRSLILAGIGISHKPNEATEWYGSISQNYRAINFNDMRIVNPNLKVDPELKDEKGYSADLGLRGHVRKVFNYDLSLFLIGYNRRIGSLIMVDSVNFNTYRFRTNIADSRCYGAESFAEVDVLRVWKGEDTKAGLAVFINATLLDARYIHSREAAFDHKKVELVPSAILKTGLTFSAKKLKATWQYAYTSEHYTDATNAVRTSNAVNGIIPAYSVMDLSLKYCGNRFMVAAGINNMANAMYFTRRADGYPGPGIIPSDGRSVYMTIQVKL